In Streptomyces sp. NBC_01707, a genomic segment contains:
- a CDS encoding YlxR family protein, whose translation MSGRTHARACPERTCVGCRERAAKSELLRIAVDEDACVPDPRGTLPGRGAYVHPVTVCLDLAVRRRAFPRAFKAKGPLDSAEVQRYVERVTP comes from the coding sequence GTGTCTGGCCGGACGCACGCCCGCGCTTGCCCTGAGCGAACCTGTGTGGGATGCCGGGAGCGAGCGGCCAAGAGCGAGCTGCTGCGCATCGCGGTGGACGAGGATGCTTGCGTCCCCGATCCTCGCGGTACGCTGCCCGGCCGGGGTGCATATGTGCACCCCGTCACTGTCTGTCTGGACCTGGCGGTTCGCCGCCGGGCATTCCCCCGGGCCTTCAAGGCCAAGGGGCCGCTCGATTCCGCGGAAGTGCAGCGGTACGTCGAGCGGGTGACACCGTAA
- the nusA gene encoding transcription termination factor NusA, whose product MDIDVKLLRGLAQDKEIPFDVLVEAIESALLIAYHRTDGSYRRARVELNERGHVTVWAKEDPADLEEGQEPKEFDDTPSGFGRIAATTAKQVILQRLRDAEDDKTFGEYAGHEGDVVTGVVQQGKDPKNVLVDIGKLEAILPVQEQVPGEEYTHGLRLRSYVVRVAKGVRGPSVTLSRTHPSLVKKLFALEVPEIADGSVEICAIAREAGHRTKIAVRSTRSGLNAKGACIGPMGGRVRNVMAELHGEKIDIVDWSDDPAEMVANALSPARVSKVEVVDLGARSARVTVPDYQLSLAIGKEGQNARLAARLTGWRIDIRPDTETDAERDIADRERAERARDRSDRY is encoded by the coding sequence GTGGACATCGATGTGAAGCTCTTGAGGGGCTTGGCACAGGACAAGGAGATCCCCTTCGACGTGCTCGTCGAGGCGATCGAGTCGGCCCTCCTCATCGCCTACCACCGCACCGACGGGAGCTACCGCCGCGCGCGCGTGGAGCTCAACGAGCGCGGCCATGTGACGGTGTGGGCGAAGGAGGACCCGGCCGACCTCGAAGAGGGCCAGGAGCCCAAGGAGTTCGACGACACCCCGTCCGGCTTCGGCCGGATCGCCGCGACGACCGCCAAGCAGGTCATCCTGCAGCGGCTGCGTGACGCCGAGGACGACAAGACGTTCGGTGAGTACGCGGGCCACGAGGGCGATGTCGTCACCGGCGTCGTCCAGCAGGGCAAGGACCCGAAGAACGTCCTGGTCGACATCGGCAAGCTGGAAGCGATCCTGCCGGTGCAGGAGCAGGTACCGGGCGAGGAGTACACGCACGGTCTGCGGCTTCGTTCGTATGTCGTACGGGTCGCCAAGGGTGTGCGCGGTCCGTCCGTGACCCTGTCCCGGACCCACCCCAGCCTGGTCAAGAAGCTCTTCGCGCTGGAGGTCCCGGAGATCGCCGACGGTTCCGTCGAGATCTGCGCGATCGCTCGCGAGGCAGGCCACCGCACCAAGATCGCGGTCCGCTCGACCCGCTCGGGCCTGAACGCCAAGGGCGCCTGCATCGGCCCGATGGGCGGCCGTGTCCGCAACGTCATGGCCGAACTGCACGGCGAGAAGATCGACATCGTGGACTGGTCGGACGACCCGGCCGAGATGGTCGCCAACGCGCTGTCGCCCGCGCGGGTGAGCAAGGTCGAGGTCGTGGACCTCGGTGCGCGGTCCGCCCGGGTCACCGTCCCCGACTACCAGCTGTCCCTGGCCATCGGCAAGGAGGGGCAGAACGCCCGCCTCGCCGCCCGCCTCACCGGATGGCGCATCGACATCCGCCCGGACACCGAGACCGACGCCGAGCGGGACATCGCCGACCGGGAGCGGGCCGAGCGCGCCCGCGACCGGTCCGACCGGTACTGA
- the rimP gene encoding ribosome maturation factor RimP encodes MSTTQSERLRGLLEPLVSAKELDLEEIEVSRAGRRRVLRIIVDSDEGVELDACAELSRAISEKLDETDAMGEDEYVLEVSSPGADRPLSEHRHYVRATGRLVKLQLTADGAAGELVARIIAVDDDGLDLEVPGVKGRRPTSRRVAFDEIAKARVEIEFNRKDKKEEEA; translated from the coding sequence ATGAGCACCACCCAGAGCGAGAGGCTGCGCGGGCTGCTCGAACCGCTCGTCAGCGCCAAGGAGCTGGATCTCGAGGAGATCGAGGTGTCCCGGGCCGGCCGCCGTCGTGTGCTGCGCATCATCGTGGATTCGGACGAGGGCGTGGAGCTCGACGCCTGCGCCGAGCTGAGCCGCGCGATCTCCGAGAAGCTCGACGAGACCGACGCGATGGGTGAGGACGAGTACGTCCTCGAAGTGAGCTCTCCCGGTGCCGACCGTCCGCTGTCGGAGCACCGCCACTACGTACGCGCCACCGGCCGCCTGGTGAAGCTGCAGCTGACCGCCGACGGAGCCGCCGGCGAACTGGTGGCCCGCATCATCGCGGTCGACGACGACGGGCTGGACCTCGAAGTGCCGGGCGTCAAGGGCCGCAGGCCCACGTCCCGCCGGGTCGCCTTCGACGAGATCGCCAAGGCGCGCGTGGAGATCGAATTCAACCGCAAGGACAAGAAGGAAGAGGAGGCGTAG
- a CDS encoding ferritin-like domain-containing protein, with the protein MSAQTLQAAQASLAAEHAAVYGYGVVGGRVADGRRAEATAAYHAHRARRDALVRTVRDLGGEPVAADSAYALPFAVPDSAAAVKLAALLEDRIAGVYSDLVRAAGGPLRREAADALREAAVRAVRWRGSGVAFPGLAERSADGTTGTDRPTGTAATAGTTAKAGAGPTH; encoded by the coding sequence ATGAGCGCGCAGACGCTGCAGGCGGCACAGGCCTCGCTGGCCGCCGAACACGCGGCGGTGTACGGGTACGGGGTGGTCGGCGGCCGGGTCGCCGACGGACGCCGGGCGGAGGCCACGGCGGCTTATCACGCGCACCGGGCCCGGCGTGACGCGCTGGTGCGGACCGTGCGGGACCTGGGCGGTGAACCGGTCGCTGCGGATTCCGCGTACGCTCTGCCGTTCGCGGTACCGGACTCGGCGGCGGCGGTGAAACTCGCCGCACTTCTGGAGGACCGGATCGCGGGCGTCTACTCCGATCTCGTACGGGCTGCCGGGGGGCCGCTCAGACGAGAGGCCGCGGATGCGCTGCGGGAGGCCGCGGTGCGTGCGGTCCGCTGGCGGGGCAGCGGCGTAGCCTTTCCCGGGCTTGCCGAACGGTCCGCCGACGGAACCACCGGGACGGACCGGCCGACCGGGACCGCTGCGACGGCAGGGACCACTGCGAAGGCCGGGGCAGGTCCGACGCACTGA
- a CDS encoding aminoglycoside phosphotransferase family protein gives MGFEPPQRLVRALGEMYGDPAAADWLARLPALTAEALSAHGPELAVERVAAPGGRSSLVLLVRRSDGTPAALKIAPSGAAPELESAALAHWKGWGAVQLMGSDGGALLLERLHPEVSLRSLPEAKALLEAAGTVRRLWVEPPAGHSFETVEERTGRRTEPMLAAAKADPMLEPLVTAALAAREELVAHSPEVLLLHGNFRQSKVLAGERAPWLTVGPEPLVGERAYDLARLVRDRVEDLIASPGGAATARRRVNKLADSLDVDRERLHGWTLFRAVESGTRALAVGRRREGELTLEFAGWL, from the coding sequence ATGGGTTTCGAACCGCCGCAGCGTCTGGTGCGAGCGCTCGGCGAGATGTACGGGGATCCGGCCGCCGCCGACTGGCTCGCGCGGCTTCCCGCACTGACCGCCGAGGCACTGTCCGCGCACGGACCGGAGCTGGCTGTGGAGCGGGTGGCCGCGCCCGGTGGGCGCAGCAGCCTGGTTCTGCTGGTGCGGCGCTCCGACGGCACCCCGGCGGCGCTGAAGATCGCTCCGTCCGGGGCCGCGCCCGAGCTGGAGAGCGCGGCACTGGCGCACTGGAAGGGCTGGGGTGCGGTGCAGCTCATGGGCTCCGACGGCGGCGCTCTGCTGCTGGAGCGACTGCATCCCGAGGTCTCGCTGCGTTCGCTCCCGGAGGCGAAGGCGCTGCTGGAGGCGGCGGGGACGGTGCGGCGGCTGTGGGTCGAGCCGCCTGCCGGACACTCCTTCGAGACCGTCGAGGAGCGGACGGGCCGCCGGACGGAACCGATGCTGGCTGCCGCGAAGGCCGATCCGATGCTGGAACCGCTGGTCACCGCGGCCCTGGCGGCTCGCGAGGAGCTGGTCGCCCACTCCCCCGAAGTACTGCTGCTGCACGGCAACTTCCGCCAGAGCAAGGTGCTGGCGGGCGAACGGGCGCCCTGGCTGACGGTCGGGCCGGAGCCGCTGGTCGGCGAGCGTGCCTACGACCTGGCGCGACTGGTACGTGACCGGGTGGAGGACCTGATCGCGTCCCCGGGCGGCGCGGCGACCGCCCGTCGCCGGGTCAACAAGCTCGCGGATTCACTGGACGTGGACCGGGAGCGGCTCCATGGCTGGACGCTGTTCCGTGCGGTGGAGTCGGGCACCCGCGCGCTGGCGGTCGGCCGTCGCCGGGAAGGCGAGCTGACTCTGGAGTTCGCCGGCTGGCTGTAG
- a CDS encoding proline--tRNA ligase, with the protein MAQVQRMSRLMIKTLRDDPADAETLNHKLLVRAGYVRRTAAGIWTWLPLGKKVLENITRVVREEMDAIGGQEVLLPALLPKESYDASGRYDEYGDLLFRLKDRKGAEYLLGPTHEEIFTQVVKDQITSYKDLPVILYQIQTKYRDEARPRAGVLRGREFQMKDSYSFDTTDEGLIEAYQLHRAAYIRIFERLGLDHRIVSAVSGAMGGSASEEFLAPAPAGEDTFVDCPACDYAANTEAVTFKATPVDGSVHGPVEELDTPDTPTIETLAAHLGVPASATLKNLLVKVDGEIVAVGVPGDREVDLGKLGEHLAPAVVELVTGDDFVGRPDLVRGYVGPQGLEKVRYIADPRIAPGTAWVTGANKPDTHAKNVVCGRDFEVDDYLDVVVVEAGDPCPKCGTGLKLDRAIEIGHIFQLGRKFADAFQLDVLGQNGKPVRVTMGSYGIGVSRAVAALAEQTADEQGLCWPREIAPADVHLVAAGKALQTELALEVAEKLGAAGVRVLVDDRAGVSPGVKFTDAELIGVPKILVAGRRSAEGVLELKDRRTGEREELTVDEAIARLTVQD; encoded by the coding sequence ATGGCCCAGGTCCAGCGCATGTCCCGATTGATGATCAAGACACTGCGCGACGACCCGGCGGACGCCGAGACGCTCAACCACAAGCTGCTCGTCCGGGCCGGTTACGTACGCCGCACCGCCGCCGGAATCTGGACCTGGCTGCCCCTCGGCAAGAAGGTCCTGGAGAACATCACGCGCGTCGTGCGCGAGGAGATGGACGCCATCGGCGGCCAGGAGGTCCTGCTGCCGGCGCTGCTCCCCAAGGAGTCGTACGACGCGAGCGGCCGCTACGACGAGTACGGCGACCTGCTCTTCAGGCTCAAGGACCGCAAGGGCGCCGAGTACCTCCTCGGCCCCACGCACGAAGAGATCTTCACCCAGGTCGTCAAGGATCAGATCACGTCCTACAAGGACCTGCCCGTGATCCTCTACCAGATCCAGACCAAGTACCGCGACGAGGCCCGCCCCCGCGCCGGTGTGCTGCGCGGCCGCGAGTTCCAGATGAAGGACTCGTACTCCTTCGACACCACCGACGAGGGCCTCATCGAGGCCTACCAGCTGCACCGCGCCGCCTACATCCGCATCTTCGAGCGGCTCGGCCTCGACCACCGCATCGTCTCCGCGGTCTCCGGCGCGATGGGCGGCTCGGCGTCCGAGGAGTTCCTGGCGCCCGCGCCGGCCGGTGAGGACACCTTCGTCGACTGCCCCGCCTGCGACTACGCGGCCAACACGGAGGCCGTGACCTTCAAGGCCACCCCCGTGGACGGCTCGGTGCACGGCCCCGTCGAGGAGCTGGACACCCCGGACACCCCGACCATCGAGACGCTCGCCGCCCACCTCGGGGTCCCGGCCTCCGCGACGCTGAAGAACCTCCTGGTCAAGGTCGACGGCGAGATCGTCGCCGTGGGCGTCCCCGGCGACCGCGAGGTCGACCTCGGCAAGCTGGGCGAGCACCTGGCCCCGGCCGTCGTCGAGCTGGTCACCGGCGACGACTTCGTGGGCCGTCCCGACCTGGTCCGCGGCTACGTCGGCCCGCAGGGCCTGGAGAAGGTCCGCTACATCGCCGACCCGCGCATCGCCCCCGGCACCGCCTGGGTCACCGGCGCCAACAAGCCCGACACCCACGCCAAGAACGTCGTCTGCGGCCGTGACTTCGAGGTCGACGACTACCTCGACGTCGTCGTCGTCGAGGCGGGCGACCCGTGCCCCAAGTGCGGCACCGGCCTCAAGCTGGACCGTGCCATCGAGATCGGCCACATCTTCCAGCTGGGCCGCAAGTTCGCGGACGCCTTCCAGCTCGACGTGCTCGGCCAGAACGGCAAGCCCGTCCGCGTCACCATGGGTTCGTACGGCATCGGCGTCTCCCGCGCCGTCGCCGCACTCGCCGAGCAGACCGCCGACGAGCAGGGCCTGTGCTGGCCCCGCGAGATCGCCCCGGCCGACGTCCACCTCGTCGCCGCGGGCAAGGCGCTCCAGACCGAGCTGGCGCTCGAGGTCGCCGAGAAGCTCGGCGCCGCGGGCGTCCGGGTCCTGGTCGACGACCGCGCCGGTGTCTCGCCCGGTGTGAAGTTCACCGACGCCGAGCTGATCGGTGTGCCGAAGATCCTGGTCGCGGGCCGCCGCTCGGCCGAGGGCGTCCTCGAGCTCAAGGACCGCCGTACGGGCGAGCGCGAGGAGCTGACGGTCGACGAGGCGATCGCCCGTCTCACCGTGCAGGACTGA
- a CDS encoding GNAT family N-acetyltransferase has protein sequence MAAVSGGGAHTPSVLVGPIDLAARVDEALAVQAVAFGLGRNEVDVRRHIVLRHLEHPCARALGATTAAGRLIGFVYGMPNERGHWWSTVVEPYLRATGSEDWLDDSFVITELHVHPEFQNQGVGRSLITTITDAVDQPRSILSAIDTESPARGLYRTLGYRDLARQVLFPSAPKPYVVMGAPLPLRRRA, from the coding sequence ATGGCAGCAGTTTCCGGGGGCGGTGCCCACACTCCGAGTGTCCTGGTCGGGCCGATCGATCTGGCCGCACGTGTGGACGAGGCGCTTGCCGTGCAGGCCGTCGCCTTCGGCCTGGGGCGGAACGAGGTCGACGTACGTCGGCACATCGTCCTCAGACACCTGGAGCACCCGTGCGCCCGCGCCCTCGGAGCCACCACCGCGGCCGGCCGGCTCATCGGGTTCGTGTACGGCATGCCGAACGAGCGCGGCCATTGGTGGTCCACCGTCGTCGAGCCCTATCTGCGCGCCACCGGCTCCGAGGACTGGCTCGACGACTCGTTCGTGATCACCGAACTGCATGTCCACCCGGAGTTCCAGAACCAGGGCGTCGGCCGCTCTCTGATCACCACCATCACGGACGCGGTCGACCAGCCCCGTTCCATCCTCTCCGCCATCGACACGGAGAGCCCGGCACGTGGTCTGTATCGCACGCTCGGTTACCGGGACCTGGCACGACAGGTGCTGTTTCCCAGCGCTCCCAAGCCGTACGTGGTGATGGGAGCGCCTCTTCCGCTGCGCCGCCGGGCCTAG
- a CDS encoding GNAT family N-acetyltransferase: MLTQTTTRVLEPSDLGAALAILESEPVANAFVTSRVQIAGLDPWRLGGEMWGWYADGRLRSLCYSGANLVPICATPEAVRAFADRARRAGRRCSSIVGPAEATAQLWRLLEPGWGPAREVRANQPLMVTESPAADVTPDPLVRRVRKDEIDVLMPACVAMFTEEVGISPLAGDGGLLYQARVAELIGAGRSFARIEDGKVVFKAEIGAATPQACQIQGVWVAPEHRGRGLSETGMAAVLRYALADVAPVVSLYVNDYNTAARKAYTRVGFREVGAFMSVLF; the protein is encoded by the coding sequence GTGTTGACGCAGACCACCACCCGGGTCCTCGAACCCAGCGACCTCGGCGCAGCGCTCGCCATCCTGGAGAGCGAGCCCGTCGCCAACGCTTTTGTGACGTCCCGGGTTCAGATCGCAGGACTCGACCCATGGCGCCTCGGCGGCGAGATGTGGGGCTGGTACGCCGACGGCCGGCTGCGGTCGCTCTGCTACTCCGGCGCCAATCTCGTCCCGATCTGCGCCACCCCCGAGGCCGTCAGGGCCTTCGCCGACCGGGCCCGCCGGGCGGGCCGCCGCTGCTCCTCCATCGTCGGTCCCGCCGAAGCGACCGCACAGCTGTGGCGGCTTCTCGAACCCGGCTGGGGACCCGCCCGGGAGGTCAGGGCCAACCAGCCGCTCATGGTCACCGAGAGCCCCGCCGCCGATGTGACACCCGACCCTCTCGTACGTCGCGTTCGCAAGGACGAGATAGACGTCCTGATGCCGGCCTGTGTCGCGATGTTCACCGAGGAGGTCGGCATCTCCCCGCTGGCCGGTGACGGCGGACTCCTCTACCAGGCACGCGTCGCCGAGCTCATCGGCGCCGGCCGCTCCTTCGCCCGTATCGAGGACGGCAAGGTCGTCTTCAAGGCGGAGATCGGCGCGGCCACCCCGCAGGCCTGCCAGATCCAGGGTGTCTGGGTCGCCCCCGAACACCGTGGCCGCGGCTTGTCCGAGACCGGAATGGCGGCGGTCCTGCGCTACGCACTCGCCGACGTCGCACCGGTAGTCAGCCTGTATGTGAACGACTACAACACCGCGGCCCGCAAGGCCTACACCCGGGTCGGCTTCCGTGAGGTCGGCGCGTTCATGAGTGTGCTCTTCTGA
- the ispG gene encoding flavodoxin-dependent (E)-4-hydroxy-3-methylbut-2-enyl-diphosphate synthase yields MTAISLGMPSVPTKLADRRVSRQIQVGSVAVGGDAPVSVQSMTTTRTSDVGATLQQIAELTASGCQIVRVACPTQDDADALATIARKSQIPVIADIHFQPKYVFAAIDAGCAAVRVNPGNIKQFDDKVKEIARAANDAGTPIRIGVNAGSLDARLLRKYGKATPEALVESALWEASLFEEHGFRDIKISVKHNDPVVMVNAYRQLAARCDYPLHLGVTEAGPAFQGTIKSAVAFGALLSEGIGDTIRVSLSAPPAEEVKVGLQILESLNLKQRRLEIVSCPSCGRAQVDVYKLADQVSAGLEGMEVPLRVAVMGCVVNGPGEAREADLGVASGNGKGQIFVKGEIIKTVPESKIVETLIEEALKIAEQMEKDGIASGEPEVSIS; encoded by the coding sequence ATGACTGCGATTTCTCTCGGAATGCCGTCCGTTCCGACCAAGCTCGCCGACCGAAGGGTCAGCCGCCAGATCCAGGTCGGGTCGGTGGCGGTCGGTGGGGATGCGCCGGTGTCGGTGCAGTCGATGACCACGACCCGGACGTCGGATGTCGGTGCGACGTTGCAGCAGATCGCGGAGCTGACGGCGTCGGGCTGTCAGATCGTGCGGGTTGCGTGTCCGACGCAGGATGATGCGGATGCGCTTGCGACGATTGCGCGGAAGTCGCAGATTCCGGTGATCGCGGATATTCATTTCCAGCCGAAGTATGTGTTCGCGGCGATTGATGCGGGCTGTGCTGCGGTGCGGGTGAATCCGGGGAACATCAAGCAGTTCGATGACAAGGTGAAGGAGATCGCGCGGGCGGCGAACGATGCGGGGACGCCGATCCGGATCGGTGTGAATGCGGGTTCGTTGGATGCGCGGTTGTTGAGGAAGTACGGGAAGGCGACGCCTGAGGCTCTGGTGGAGTCGGCGTTGTGGGAGGCGTCGCTGTTCGAGGAGCACGGGTTCCGGGACATCAAGATCTCGGTGAAGCACAACGATCCGGTGGTGATGGTGAATGCGTACCGTCAGTTGGCGGCTCGGTGTGATTACCCGTTGCATCTGGGGGTGACGGAGGCGGGGCCGGCGTTCCAGGGGACGATCAAGTCTGCGGTGGCGTTCGGTGCGTTGTTGAGTGAGGGGATCGGGGACACGATCCGGGTGTCGTTGTCGGCGCCGCCGGCCGAGGAGGTCAAGGTCGGTCTGCAGATTCTTGAGTCGTTGAATCTGAAGCAGCGGCGGTTGGAGATCGTGTCGTGTCCGTCGTGCGGTCGTGCGCAGGTGGATGTGTACAAGCTGGCGGATCAGGTGTCCGCGGGTCTTGAGGGCATGGAGGTGCCGTTGCGGGTTGCCGTGATGGGCTGTGTCGTCAATGGTCCGGGTGAGGCCCGTGAGGCGGATCTGGGTGTGGCGTCGGGGAACGGCAAGGGGCAGATCTTCGTCAAGGGCGAGATCATCAAGACGGTTCCCGAGTCGAAGATCGTCGAGACGCTCATCGAGGAAGCCCTGAAGATCGCCGAGCAGATGGAGAAGGACGGCATCGCCTCCGGCGAGCCCGAGGTCTCCATCAGCTGA
- a CDS encoding RIP metalloprotease, with translation MSITTVLLTILGIVVFAIGLLFSIAWHELGHLSTAKLFGIRVPQYMVGFGPTVWSRKKGDTEYGFKAIPAGGYIRMIGMFPPGPDGRLEARSTSPWRGMIEDAREAAFEELEPGDEKRLFYTRKPWKRVIVMFAGPFMNLVLAVAIFLGVAMSFGFQTQTTEVAGVQKCVIAQSEKRDTCEKSDPVSPAQAAGLKKGDKIVAFDGRKVDDWATLSDRIRETIGPATITVRRDGQEKTLHAVLQKNSVAQKDSDGEVVPGKFVPAGYLGFAARTDIVPLSFGDSVVRMGDMIENGVDSIIALPSKIPSLWNAAFGDGERAADSPVGVVGAARIGGEVMTLDVPATNQIAMMLFLLAGFNLSLFLFNMLPLLPLDGGHIAGALWESVRRNVARVFKRPDPGPFDVAKLMPVAYVVAGVFICFTLLVLVADIVNPVKIS, from the coding sequence ATGAGTATTACGACGGTCCTGTTGACGATTCTGGGCATCGTCGTCTTCGCCATCGGTCTGCTGTTCTCGATCGCCTGGCACGAGCTGGGTCACCTGTCGACCGCGAAGCTCTTCGGTATCCGCGTCCCGCAGTACATGGTCGGCTTCGGACCGACTGTCTGGTCGCGGAAGAAGGGCGACACCGAGTACGGGTTCAAGGCGATTCCGGCCGGTGGCTACATCCGCATGATCGGCATGTTCCCGCCCGGTCCGGACGGGCGGCTGGAGGCGCGCTCCACCTCGCCGTGGCGCGGCATGATCGAGGACGCCAGAGAGGCCGCCTTCGAGGAACTCGAACCGGGTGACGAGAAGCGTCTCTTCTACACGCGCAAGCCGTGGAAGCGCGTGATCGTGATGTTCGCCGGACCGTTCATGAACCTGGTCCTGGCCGTCGCGATCTTCCTCGGGGTCGCGATGAGCTTCGGCTTCCAGACCCAGACCACCGAGGTCGCGGGTGTCCAGAAGTGCGTGATCGCACAGAGCGAGAAGCGCGACACCTGCGAGAAGAGCGACCCGGTCTCGCCGGCGCAGGCCGCCGGACTGAAGAAGGGCGACAAGATCGTCGCCTTCGACGGCCGGAAGGTGGACGACTGGGCCACCCTCTCCGACCGGATCCGCGAGACCATCGGCCCGGCCACCATCACCGTCCGGCGCGACGGTCAGGAGAAGACCCTCCACGCCGTGCTGCAGAAGAACTCGGTGGCCCAGAAGGACTCCGACGGCGAGGTGGTCCCCGGCAAGTTCGTCCCGGCCGGATACCTCGGATTCGCCGCGCGCACGGACATCGTCCCGCTCTCCTTCGGCGACTCGGTCGTCCGCATGGGCGACATGATCGAGAACGGCGTCGACTCGATCATCGCCCTGCCGTCCAAGATCCCGAGCCTGTGGAACGCGGCCTTCGGCGACGGGGAGCGAGCGGCGGACTCCCCGGTCGGCGTGGTCGGTGCGGCCAGGATCGGCGGCGAGGTGATGACGCTGGACGTCCCTGCGACGAACCAGATCGCGATGATGCTGTTCCTGCTGGCGGGGTTCAACCTCTCGCTGTTCCTCTTCAACATGCTGCCCCTGCTGCCGCTCGACGGCGGGCACATCGCCGGAGCGCTCTGGGAGTCCGTGCGACGCAACGTCGCGCGGGTCTTCAAGCGCCCCGACCCCGGCCCGTTCGACGTGGCCAAGCTGATGCCGGTCGCCTACGTCGTCGCCGGTGTCTTCATCTGCTTCACACTGCTGGTCCTGGTGGCCGACATCGTCAACCCGGTCAAGATCTCCTGA
- the dxr gene encoding 1-deoxy-D-xylulose-5-phosphate reductoisomerase — protein MSDSPAPLADPHLVFDAAEGRRDLVILGSTGSIGTQAIDLVLRNPDRFRVTALSAAGGRVALLAEQARQLKVRTVAVAAADAVPALREALREQYGAGEPLPEILAGPDAATQLAGSDCHTVLNGITGSIGLAPTLAALEAGRTLALANKESLIVGGPLVKALAKPGQIIPVDSEHAALFQALAAGTRADVRKLVVTASGGPFRGRTKSELANVTREQALAHPTWAMGPVITINSATLVNKGLEVIEAHLLYDIPFDRIEVVVHPQSYVHSMVEFTDGSTLAQATPPDMRGPIAIGLGWPERVPDAAPAFDWSKASSWEFFPLDDDAFPSVGLARHVGTLGGTAPAVFNAANEECVDAFLAGQLPFNGIMDTVTAVVSEHGTPPTGTSLTVADVLEAETWARARARELSAKATAEARA, from the coding sequence ATGAGCGACAGCCCTGCCCCCCTCGCCGACCCGCATCTCGTCTTCGACGCAGCGGAAGGCCGCCGGGATCTCGTCATCCTCGGCTCCACCGGGTCCATCGGTACCCAGGCCATCGACCTGGTGCTGCGCAACCCCGACCGCTTCCGCGTCACCGCGCTCTCCGCCGCAGGCGGCCGGGTTGCCCTCCTCGCCGAGCAGGCGCGGCAACTGAAGGTGCGCACCGTGGCCGTCGCCGCCGCGGACGCGGTGCCGGCCCTTCGCGAGGCGCTGCGCGAGCAGTACGGGGCCGGGGAGCCGCTGCCCGAGATCCTGGCGGGTCCCGACGCCGCCACGCAGCTCGCCGGGAGCGACTGCCACACCGTGCTCAACGGAATCACCGGCTCGATCGGCCTCGCCCCCACGCTCGCCGCGCTCGAGGCGGGCCGTACGCTCGCCCTCGCCAACAAGGAGTCGCTGATCGTGGGCGGCCCGCTGGTGAAGGCACTGGCCAAGCCCGGCCAGATCATCCCGGTCGACTCCGAGCACGCCGCGCTCTTCCAGGCGCTCGCCGCCGGCACCCGTGCCGACGTACGGAAGCTTGTCGTCACCGCGTCCGGCGGCCCCTTCCGGGGACGGACGAAGAGCGAGCTGGCGAACGTCACGCGCGAGCAGGCCCTCGCGCACCCGACCTGGGCCATGGGCCCGGTCATCACGATCAATTCCGCCACCCTCGTCAACAAGGGCCTGGAGGTCATCGAGGCCCACCTCCTCTACGACATCCCGTTCGACCGGATCGAGGTCGTCGTCCACCCTCAGTCGTACGTTCACTCCATGGTGGAGTTCACCGACGGCTCCACCCTCGCCCAGGCCACCCCGCCGGACATGCGCGGGCCGATCGCCATCGGCCTCGGCTGGCCGGAGCGCGTCCCGGACGCGGCGCCCGCATTCGACTGGTCGAAGGCCTCCTCCTGGGAGTTCTTCCCGCTCGACGACGACGCCTTCCCGTCCGTGGGACTGGCCAGGCACGTGGGCACGCTCGGCGGCACCGCCCCGGCGGTGTTCAACGCCGCGAACGAGGAGTGCGTGGACGCTTTCCTGGCAGGACAGCTGCCGTTCAACGGAATCATGGATACGGTCACGGCGGTGGTGTCCGAACACGGCACACCCCCGACGGGAACTTCGCTCACGGTCGCAGACGTCCTGGAAGCGGAGACCTGGGCGCGGGCCCGGGCTCGGGAACTCTCGGCGAAAGCGACAGCGGAGGCGCGCGCATGA